Proteins found in one Pseudomonas marvdashtae genomic segment:
- a CDS encoding cysteine hydrolase family protein yields MNTALLIIDVQEGLCAGEEECFDRPRLIQTINDLSARARAVGLPVILIQHEELEGSLTYGAAPWQLADGLATGADDLRVRKTTADAFYQTDLLALLQARGIDRVVICGLQTDHCINATVRQAHTLGYEVVLAADAHSTVDNGSLPAEQIIADHNDRLGRLSSAVSRIDVILAAGIRL; encoded by the coding sequence ATGAATACCGCATTGCTGATCATCGACGTCCAGGAAGGGCTGTGTGCCGGCGAAGAAGAATGCTTTGACAGACCACGCCTGATCCAGACCATCAACGACCTCAGCGCCAGGGCTCGGGCCGTCGGCTTGCCGGTAATCCTGATCCAGCATGAAGAGCTGGAGGGATCGCTGACCTACGGTGCCGCCCCCTGGCAGTTGGCGGATGGCCTGGCTACCGGGGCGGACGACCTGCGGGTGCGCAAGACCACTGCGGACGCGTTCTACCAGACCGATCTGCTGGCCCTGTTACAGGCCCGGGGCATTGATCGCGTGGTGATTTGCGGGCTGCAAACCGATCACTGCATCAATGCCACCGTGCGTCAGGCTCATACGTTGGGGTACGAGGTTGTCTTGGCCGCCGACGCCCATTCCACGGTGGACAACGGCAGCCTGCCGGCCGAGCAGATCATTGCCGATCACAACGACCGGTTGGGGCGGCTGAGCAGTGCGGTCTCGCGGATCGATGTGATATTGGCGGCCGGGATCCGCCTGTAG
- a CDS encoding helix-turn-helix domain-containing protein, giving the protein MDYEINAAAQALAAGDPVAALNRVALRNDAPALALRGIAMAQLGDLANARALMCRAAAAFGPKEAVARARCVVAEGEIALASRDLTWPTTRLDVARAVLQAHGDRANVGHAHAIEIRRLLLLGRLDEAERRLADLDLSCLPWASRAACELVAAGIAMRRLKTQTARAALERAGQAARQAGIGALNAEIESAWQTLQTPAARLIARGQERLLILEEVQAMLDSAALVVDACRYGVNGAGIVVSLSRRPVLFALARGLAQAWPGDVSREALMAQAFGLKLTDESHRARLRVEMGRLRAALRPMAGVLATKRGFTLAPHHADEVVVLARVVEEPHGAVLALLADGEAWSSSALALVLDVSQRSVQRALETLAASGKAQSIGRARARRWTAPPMPGFATVLLLTALPADR; this is encoded by the coding sequence ATGGATTACGAAATCAACGCAGCAGCGCAAGCATTGGCGGCGGGGGACCCGGTCGCCGCGCTCAATCGCGTCGCGCTGCGCAATGATGCCCCGGCTCTCGCGCTGCGTGGCATTGCCATGGCGCAGTTGGGCGACCTGGCCAACGCCAGGGCCCTGATGTGTCGTGCGGCGGCTGCCTTTGGGCCCAAGGAAGCCGTGGCCCGGGCAAGGTGCGTGGTCGCCGAAGGCGAAATTGCCTTGGCGTCCCGTGACCTGACGTGGCCGACGACGCGCCTCGACGTCGCGCGGGCGGTGCTCCAAGCCCATGGCGACCGGGCGAACGTCGGGCACGCCCATGCCATCGAGATCCGCCGCCTGCTGTTGCTCGGTCGACTCGATGAGGCCGAGCGCAGGCTCGCTGATCTGGATCTGTCCTGCCTGCCTTGGGCATCACGGGCAGCCTGCGAGCTAGTGGCTGCGGGCATTGCCATGCGCCGGCTAAAAACGCAAACCGCCCGTGCCGCTCTCGAAAGGGCTGGGCAAGCGGCACGGCAAGCGGGCATCGGTGCGCTGAACGCGGAAATTGAAAGCGCCTGGCAAACCCTCCAAACGCCTGCGGCGCGCCTGATTGCTCGAGGCCAGGAACGCTTGCTCATCCTGGAGGAGGTTCAAGCGATGCTGGACAGTGCGGCGCTGGTGGTGGACGCGTGTCGGTACGGAGTCAATGGCGCGGGTATTGTGGTCTCCCTTTCACGGCGCCCGGTGTTGTTTGCCTTGGCGCGAGGGCTAGCCCAAGCCTGGCCCGGCGACGTGTCGAGGGAAGCACTCATGGCCCAGGCCTTTGGCTTGAAACTGACGGACGAGTCCCATCGCGCCCGGTTGCGGGTCGAGATGGGACGGTTGCGGGCGGCGCTTCGCCCGATGGCTGGGGTGCTCGCAACGAAGCGCGGCTTTACCTTGGCGCCGCATCATGCCGACGAGGTCGTGGTGCTGGCGCGGGTTGTCGAGGAACCCCACGGCGCAGTGCTGGCACTGCTGGCGGACGGTGAAGCGTGGTCGAGTTCGGCCTTGGCGTTGGTTCTGGACGTCAGCCAGCGCAGCGTCCAGCGGGCCTTGGAAACCCTCGCCGCTAGCGGCAAGGCGCAATCGATTGGCCGCGCCAGGGCTCGTCGCTGGACCGCGCCGCCGATGCCTGGATTCGCGACGGTATTGTTACTCACCGCGTTGCCAGCCGATCGTTAG
- a CDS encoding Vgb family protein, whose protein sequence is MKQSKAQILREYGPFPGVDCVHGVSHDGERVWFASGEKLHALDPASGETVQSLDVPANAGTAFDGEHLFQIAGDSIRKIDPRTGQVMATIPAPNSGDDSGLAWAEGSLWVGQYKARKILQIDPADGKILRTIESNRFVTGVTWVDGELWHGTWENDESDLRRIDPQTAQVLESVSMPPGTGVSGLESDGADRFFCGGGGSGKVRAVRRPI, encoded by the coding sequence ATGAAACAGTCAAAAGCACAAATCCTGCGTGAATACGGCCCTTTTCCGGGCGTCGATTGCGTGCACGGCGTAAGCCATGATGGCGAGCGCGTCTGGTTTGCTTCAGGCGAGAAGCTGCACGCCCTCGATCCTGCCAGTGGCGAGACCGTGCAGTCGCTCGATGTCCCAGCCAATGCAGGCACGGCGTTCGACGGTGAGCATCTGTTCCAGATCGCTGGCGACAGCATCCGCAAGATCGACCCGCGCACCGGCCAGGTAATGGCGACGATTCCGGCCCCCAACAGCGGTGACGATTCGGGACTGGCGTGGGCCGAAGGGTCGCTCTGGGTCGGCCAGTACAAGGCGCGCAAGATCCTGCAGATCGACCCGGCCGACGGGAAGATCCTGCGCACCATAGAATCCAACCGCTTCGTCACGGGCGTGACTTGGGTCGATGGAGAACTGTGGCACGGCACTTGGGAAAACGACGAGAGCGACCTGCGGCGCATCGATCCGCAAACCGCGCAAGTGCTCGAAAGCGTGAGCATGCCGCCGGGGACCGGCGTGTCGGGGCTGGAATCCGACGGGGCAGACCGATTTTTCTGTGGCGGGGGTGGCAGTGGCAAGGTGAGGGCGGTGCGTCGGCCGATTTGA
- a CDS encoding EamA family transporter, giving the protein MTRSIAASDAPAPFPRHIAVLILLCMGCAFAGNHVAARAAFDDGAGVLLAILLRSGGTLLVLAAMVLWQRQSLRLPAGAWRWQLVLGLLIAAQSLCLYSAVARVPVALALLVGNLFPILLALLTWALGGPRPTARTAALMGMILVGLVFVLEVPARLSSQADVGPQWLLGVGLAFCAACVFACALWITDHKLSQVRGSVRSLLTIFIVFSSVNLAGLTGALPGGLDLPATSTGWFALATLVVLYGTGFIVLFICVPRLDMPRNAPVMNIEPLATLLIGWLALDQMLNPGQVLGGAIVVAGIVLLTWRKVERATVAVAARD; this is encoded by the coding sequence ATGACCCGCTCCATCGCTGCATCCGATGCCCCTGCTCCATTCCCGCGCCATATCGCCGTGCTCATTCTGCTCTGCATGGGGTGTGCGTTCGCCGGCAACCATGTCGCCGCGCGGGCGGCCTTCGATGACGGTGCCGGCGTGTTGTTGGCGATCCTGCTGCGCTCGGGTGGGACGTTGCTGGTGCTGGCGGCGATGGTCTTGTGGCAACGTCAAAGCCTGCGCCTGCCCGCTGGTGCCTGGCGCTGGCAATTAGTCCTCGGGCTGTTGATCGCGGCCCAGAGTCTGTGCCTGTACTCGGCCGTCGCCCGGGTGCCGGTGGCGCTGGCCTTGTTGGTCGGCAACCTGTTCCCGATCCTGTTGGCGCTGCTGACCTGGGCGCTCGGTGGTCCACGCCCCACCGCCCGCACGGCGGCCTTGATGGGCATGATCCTGGTCGGCCTGGTGTTCGTGCTGGAAGTGCCGGCGCGGTTGTCGTCCCAGGCCGACGTCGGCCCGCAGTGGCTGTTGGGCGTTGGCCTGGCGTTCTGCGCCGCGTGCGTCTTCGCTTGCGCGTTGTGGATCACCGACCACAAGTTGTCCCAAGTCCGCGGTTCGGTGCGCAGCCTGCTGACGATTTTCATTGTATTCAGTAGCGTCAACCTCGCAGGGCTGACCGGCGCACTGCCTGGCGGCCTCGACCTGCCAGCCACCAGCACCGGCTGGTTCGCCCTGGCCACCCTGGTGGTGCTTTACGGCACGGGGTTCATCGTGTTGTTCATTTGCGTACCGCGCCTGGACATGCCACGCAACGCGCCGGTGATGAACATCGAACCGCTGGCGACCTTGCTGATCGGCTGGCTGGCGCTGGACCAGATGCTCAATCCGGGCCAAGTGCTTGGCGGCGCGATCGTGGTAGCGGGCATTGTGTTGCTGACCTGGCGCAAGGTTGAGCGGGCCACGGTGGCGGTGGCTGCTCGCGATTGA
- a CDS encoding sensor histidine kinase encodes MRLADFIVDNIEPILQAWEDFARTITPASIGMDSVALRDHAEQMLRTIAVDLRTKQTPEEQIAKSLGDAPAAEAETAAETHAVIRQSSGFTVEQMVSEYRALRTSVLMLWMPHAQLDQAQAMSDVIRFNEAVDQALAESVVSYSAAVDAARNLFLGILGHDLRSPLGAILLGSEVLLRAGDLPAKATKISSRIYTSVKRANKIVGDLLDFTRTQLGAGIPVQRFKGDLVAACEGMVEEARAYHPESTINFETRGALEGLFDPSRMEQVFSNLIGNAVQHGAAGAPITVSLSCEGDEAVIAINNQGKPIEKDAIDSIFNPLVRQLRSGDMQYGPTAGLGLGLYIASAIVSAHQGTIEVHSKVRGGTTFTVRIPLHSK; translated from the coding sequence ATGCGCCTGGCTGATTTCATTGTCGACAACATAGAACCGATCCTTCAGGCCTGGGAGGATTTCGCCAGGACTATCACGCCTGCGTCGATTGGCATGGATTCGGTGGCGCTGCGCGACCATGCCGAGCAGATGCTGCGAACCATCGCCGTTGACCTGCGCACCAAGCAGACTCCCGAAGAGCAGATCGCCAAGTCCCTGGGCGACGCTCCGGCGGCAGAGGCCGAAACCGCCGCTGAAACCCACGCCGTTATCCGCCAGTCGTCCGGGTTCACCGTCGAACAGATGGTCTCGGAATACCGCGCGTTGCGCACCAGTGTGCTCATGCTATGGATGCCGCACGCCCAACTGGACCAAGCACAGGCGATGTCCGATGTCATCCGTTTCAACGAGGCCGTCGACCAAGCCCTGGCAGAATCCGTCGTCAGCTATTCGGCGGCAGTCGACGCGGCGCGCAACCTGTTCCTCGGAATCCTCGGGCATGATCTGCGCAGCCCATTGGGCGCCATCCTGCTCGGTTCCGAAGTGCTCCTGCGCGCGGGTGACTTGCCGGCCAAAGCGACCAAGATTTCGTCGCGCATCTACACCAGCGTCAAGCGGGCCAACAAGATCGTCGGCGATCTGCTGGACTTCACGCGCACCCAGTTGGGTGCTGGAATACCGGTGCAGCGCTTCAAGGGTGACCTGGTGGCGGCATGCGAAGGCATGGTGGAGGAAGCGCGCGCTTATCATCCGGAAAGCACGATTAACTTCGAGACCCGCGGTGCGCTCGAAGGGTTGTTCGACCCGTCGCGGATGGAACAGGTGTTCTCCAACCTGATCGGCAACGCGGTCCAGCATGGCGCGGCGGGTGCACCGATCACTGTTTCGTTGAGCTGCGAAGGGGATGAAGCCGTTATCGCGATCAACAACCAGGGCAAGCCCATCGAGAAGGACGCCATCGACAGCATTTTCAATCCGTTGGTCCGGCAGCTGCGCAGCGGTGATATGCAATACGGCCCCACGGCGGGCTTGGGGCTGGGCCTTTACATCGCCTCGGCGATCGTGTCGGCGCACCAGGGTACGATCGAAGTCCATTCGAAGGTGCGCGGGGGCACTACGTTCACCGTTCGGATTCCCCTTCACTCGAAATGA
- a CDS encoding SMP-30/gluconolactonase/LRE family protein: MDASQPATADQGRRIFLKKSLVVSAAAAALGHLPGLAQAEPLSQRYPDPLVNILDPSFMDLRIFNASVEKLATGLRWAEGPVWIGDGRYLLVSDIPNNRIMRWDEVTGGLSVYRENSNFSNGMCRDRQGRLLVCEGSTTSSEGRRVTRTEHNGTLTVLADSFDGKPLNSPNDIVCKRDGSVWFTDPPFQTGNNYEGHKVTPVQPHAVYRIDGETGKLSRVIDDLAGPNGLCFSPDEKTLYVVEGRAKPNRLVWAITVKDDGTLGERRKHIEGLDYAAIDGIKCDEGGNLWCGWGGNGDPKADLEKLDGVRVFNPEGKAIGHISLPERCPNVCFGGREGNRLFMAGSHSLYSLFVNTRGATFA, encoded by the coding sequence ATGGATGCTTCGCAACCTGCAACCGCCGATCAAGGGCGCCGGATTTTCCTGAAAAAATCCCTGGTGGTCTCGGCCGCCGCCGCGGCCCTCGGACACTTGCCCGGGCTCGCCCAGGCCGAGCCGCTGAGCCAGCGTTACCCCGATCCCTTGGTCAACATTCTCGACCCCAGCTTCATGGACCTGCGCATCTTCAACGCCAGCGTGGAGAAGCTCGCCACTGGGCTGCGCTGGGCGGAAGGGCCGGTGTGGATCGGCGACGGTCGCTACTTGCTGGTCAGCGACATCCCCAACAACCGCATCATGCGTTGGGACGAGGTCACCGGTGGGCTGTCGGTGTACCGCGAGAACTCGAACTTCTCCAACGGCATGTGCCGTGATCGCCAGGGCAGGCTGCTGGTCTGTGAAGGCTCGACCACCTCAAGCGAAGGGCGGCGAGTCACTCGCACCGAACACAACGGGACCCTCACCGTGTTGGCCGACAGTTTCGACGGCAAGCCGCTGAACTCGCCCAATGACATCGTCTGCAAACGGGACGGCTCGGTCTGGTTCACCGACCCACCGTTCCAGACCGGCAATAACTATGAAGGGCACAAGGTCACCCCGGTGCAGCCTCACGCGGTGTACCGCATCGACGGCGAAACCGGCAAGCTCAGCCGGGTGATCGACGACCTGGCGGGGCCGAACGGCCTGTGCTTCTCGCCGGATGAAAAAACTCTCTATGTGGTCGAGGGCCGGGCCAAGCCCAATCGCCTGGTCTGGGCGATCACGGTCAAGGACGACGGCACCCTGGGCGAGCGCCGCAAGCATATCGAAGGGTTGGACTACGCGGCCATCGACGGGATCAAGTGCGACGAGGGCGGCAACCTCTGGTGCGGTTGGGGCGGTAATGGCGACCCCAAGGCCGACCTGGAAAAACTCGACGGCGTGCGGGTCTTCAACCCTGAAGGCAAGGCCATCGGGCACATCTCCTTGCCGGAGCGCTGCCCCAACGTCTGCTTTGGCGGACGGGAGGGCAACCGGCTGTTCATGGCCGGCAGCCACTCGTTGTATTCGTTGTTCGTGAACACCCGGGGCGCGACCTTCGCCTGA
- a CDS encoding hotdog fold domain-containing protein has product MNQVLGMFNSAGPDAFSKMTCQMAPYFSTINPLVTALRPGAATVQVPFCKEITNHLGTVHAIAMCNAAELAAGMMTNVSIPAGARWIPKGMTVQYLAKAKSDVTAVADGDALDWATEGDKIVPVDIHDVDGKKVFTAQITMNVKLA; this is encoded by the coding sequence ATGAACCAGGTTCTCGGTATGTTCAACAGCGCGGGTCCCGATGCATTCAGCAAAATGACCTGCCAGATGGCGCCCTACTTTTCGACGATCAACCCGCTGGTCACGGCGCTTCGCCCGGGCGCGGCAACGGTGCAGGTGCCGTTTTGCAAGGAAATCACCAACCACCTGGGCACCGTCCATGCCATCGCCATGTGCAACGCCGCCGAGCTGGCCGCCGGCATGATGACCAACGTGTCCATTCCGGCGGGCGCCCGCTGGATTCCTAAAGGCATGACCGTGCAGTACCTGGCCAAGGCCAAGAGCGACGTGACGGCGGTAGCGGATGGCGACGCCCTGGACTGGGCAACGGAAGGCGACAAGATCGTGCCGGTGGACATCCATGACGTCGACGGCAAGAAGGTGTTCACGGCGCAGATCACCATGAACGTGAAGTTGGCGTGA
- a CDS encoding TetR/AcrR family transcriptional regulator: protein MQTADLLERAFPGRRAELKRDIFRKALALFNEQGIEATTIEMIRNECQTSVGAIYHHFGNKEGLVAALFFTAMEDQMRLREHCLAEATTAEQGVKALIYSYVDWVDGQPEWARFQYHARFAVTKGPFKDELANRNTTRNRQLWQWLSTAQQGEALQRYPAELMFSLIIGASESYCRAWLSGRVPTSPKVHRELLAQAAWRSIVGA, encoded by the coding sequence ATGCAAACAGCAGATCTACTCGAACGCGCCTTCCCCGGCAGAAGGGCCGAACTCAAGCGCGACATCTTCAGAAAGGCCTTGGCGCTGTTCAACGAGCAGGGCATCGAGGCAACCACCATTGAAATGATCCGCAACGAATGCCAGACCAGCGTCGGCGCGATCTATCACCATTTCGGCAACAAGGAAGGCTTGGTGGCGGCGCTGTTTTTCACCGCGATGGAAGACCAGATGCGTCTGCGCGAGCACTGCCTGGCCGAGGCGACGACCGCCGAGCAGGGCGTGAAAGCGCTGATCTACAGCTATGTCGATTGGGTTGATGGCCAACCCGAATGGGCGCGCTTCCAGTATCACGCCCGCTTTGCGGTGACCAAGGGACCGTTCAAGGATGAACTCGCCAACCGCAACACCACACGCAACCGCCAGCTCTGGCAGTGGCTGAGCACAGCGCAGCAGGGCGAGGCGCTCCAGCGTTACCCCGCCGAGCTGATGTTCTCGCTGATCATTGGCGCGTCGGAAAGTTACTGCCGGGCCTGGCTGTCCGGGCGTGTGCCCACCAGTCCCAAGGTCCACCGGGAATTGCTGGCGCAAGCGGCGTGGCGGTCGATCGTCGGCGCCTGA
- a CDS encoding DUF1850 domain-containing protein: MIGLCLGLSGAIWAQVQVSDFTLAWNHTIEKVRWEEDYRVTEAGLVLGEARVKGNGAGMDIPEGARLENGSWRFHRQLPPLQPLKLGRTPQAGDYQLCHAGHCQPMSHWLGAPSTEQPAVELWSCTL, encoded by the coding sequence GTGATTGGCTTGTGCCTAGGCCTGTCCGGGGCGATCTGGGCGCAAGTGCAAGTGAGCGACTTTACGCTGGCGTGGAATCACACCATCGAAAAGGTTCGCTGGGAGGAGGATTATCGCGTCACCGAAGCAGGCCTGGTGCTGGGCGAGGCCAGGGTCAAGGGCAATGGTGCCGGCATGGATATTCCCGAGGGCGCCCGGCTGGAAAACGGCAGTTGGCGCTTCCATCGCCAACTGCCGCCGCTGCAACCGTTGAAGCTGGGGCGCACGCCCCAGGCCGGGGATTACCAACTCTGTCACGCCGGCCATTGCCAGCCGATGAGTCATTGGTTGGGAGCGCCAAGCACCGAACAACCGGCGGTAGAACTCTGGAGCTGCACGTTGTAG
- a CDS encoding TRAP transporter permease: MSEDQHGIATDPRDWPKTLFYVALLFSVFQIITAAFSPVSSIVLRAVHVGFLLWVVFLSYPAYGKQRPWQPLAWALSLAGVATALYQWVFEADLIQRSGDLTTADMVIGIILIVLVFEAARRVMGIALPIICGLFLAYGLFGEYLPGELAHRGYGVDQIINQLAFGTEGLYGTPTYVSATYIFLFILFGAFLEKAGMIKLFTDFAMGLFGHKLGGPAKVAVVSSALMGTITGSGIANVVTTGQFTIPLMKRFGYKAAFAGGVEATSSMGSQIMPPVMGAVAFIMAETINVPFVEIAKAALIPACLYFSSVFWMVHLEAKRSNLKGLPKDQCPSAWGAVKESWYLLIPLAVLVYLLFSGRTPLFSGMVGLALTAIVILGSAIIFKVSSFALRCAFWVALGILCVGFFRLGIGVVFAVVGVLVVTCWFMKGTRGTLVICLHALVDGARHAVPVGIACALVGSIIAVVSLTGVASTFAGYILAIGKDNLLLSLILTMLTCLVLGMGIPTIPNYIITSSIAAPALLELGVPLIVSHMFVFYFGILADLTPPVALACFAAAPIARESGLKISFWAVRIALAGFVIPFMTVYNPALMLQGDNLWMTAYMLVKTLLAVGLWGMASTGYLQQKMPIWERLMCFAAGALLVVALPLTDEIGFVLGALLIGQHFWRARRVGRALA; this comes from the coding sequence ATGAGTGAAGACCAGCACGGCATCGCCACGGACCCGCGGGATTGGCCCAAGACGCTGTTCTATGTGGCGTTGCTGTTTTCCGTGTTTCAAATCATCACCGCGGCATTTTCCCCAGTGTCGAGCATCGTTCTGCGGGCGGTGCATGTAGGCTTTTTGTTGTGGGTGGTGTTCCTGAGCTACCCGGCCTATGGCAAGCAACGGCCCTGGCAGCCGCTGGCCTGGGCTTTGAGCCTGGCGGGCGTGGCGACGGCGCTCTATCAATGGGTGTTCGAGGCCGACCTGATCCAGCGCTCCGGCGACCTGACGACGGCCGACATGGTGATCGGCATTATCCTGATCGTGTTGGTGTTCGAAGCGGCGCGGCGGGTGATGGGCATCGCGCTGCCGATCATCTGCGGCCTCTTCCTGGCCTATGGCCTGTTTGGCGAATACCTGCCGGGTGAGCTGGCCCATCGCGGGTATGGGGTTGACCAGATCATCAACCAATTGGCGTTCGGCACCGAAGGGCTGTACGGCACGCCTACGTACGTATCGGCCACTTATATTTTCCTGTTCATCCTGTTCGGCGCCTTCTTGGAAAAAGCCGGCATGATCAAGCTGTTCACCGATTTCGCCATGGGCCTGTTCGGCCACAAACTCGGCGGTCCGGCGAAGGTCGCCGTGGTGTCGTCGGCATTGATGGGCACCATCACCGGCTCGGGCATCGCCAACGTCGTGACCACCGGGCAGTTCACCATCCCGTTGATGAAACGCTTTGGCTACAAGGCCGCATTTGCCGGCGGCGTGGAAGCGACATCCAGCATGGGCAGCCAGATCATGCCGCCGGTGATGGGCGCGGTGGCGTTCATCATGGCCGAGACCATCAATGTGCCGTTCGTGGAAATCGCCAAGGCCGCGCTGATCCCCGCATGCCTGTATTTCAGCTCGGTGTTCTGGATGGTGCACCTGGAAGCCAAGCGCTCCAATCTCAAGGGCCTGCCCAAGGACCAATGCCCCAGCGCCTGGGGCGCGGTGAAGGAAAGCTGGTACCTGCTGATCCCCCTGGCGGTACTGGTCTACTTGCTGTTTTCCGGACGCACGCCGCTGTTTTCCGGGATGGTGGGCCTGGCGTTGACGGCTATTGTGATTCTCGGCTCGGCGATTATTTTCAAAGTATCGAGTTTTGCCCTGCGCTGTGCATTCTGGGTCGCGCTGGGCATTCTTTGCGTCGGTTTTTTCCGGCTGGGCATCGGTGTCGTATTTGCGGTGGTCGGGGTGTTGGTCGTGACCTGCTGGTTCATGAAAGGCACCCGGGGAACACTGGTCATCTGCTTGCATGCCTTGGTCGACGGCGCCCGTCACGCAGTCCCAGTGGGGATCGCCTGTGCCCTGGTTGGCAGCATCATCGCGGTGGTTTCCCTGACTGGCGTAGCGTCCACCTTCGCCGGTTACATCCTGGCCATTGGCAAGGACAACCTGCTGCTGTCGCTGATTCTGACCATGCTCACCTGCCTGGTATTGGGCATGGGCATCCCGACCATTCCCAACTACATCATCACCAGTTCGATTGCCGCGCCCGCCCTGCTGGAGCTGGGCGTGCCGCTGATCGTGTCGCACATGTTCGTGTTCTATTTCGGCATCCTCGCCGACCTGACGCCGCCGGTGGCCCTGGCTTGTTTCGCCGCCGCACCCATCGCCAGGGAAAGCGGCCTGAAGATCAGCTTCTGGGCGGTGCGTATCGCCCTCGCCGGCTTCGTCATTCCGTTCATGACGGTCTACAACCCAGCGCTGATGCTGCAAGGCGACAACCTGTGGATGACCGCCTACATGTTGGTCAAGACGCTGCTCGCCGTCGGCCTGTGGGGCATGGCGTCCACCGGTTACCTGCAACAGAAGATGCCCATTTGGGAACGGCTGATGTGTTTCGCCGCCGGTGCCCTGCTGGTGGTGGCGCTGCCGCTGACCGATGAAATCGGCTTTGTCCTGGGTGCATTGTTGATCGGCCAGCACTTCTGGCGGGCGCGCCGCGTCGGGCGGGCGTTGGCGTGA
- a CDS encoding TAXI family TRAP transporter solute-binding subunit, with translation MRINKRFTLLAATAALMITTTVHAAPVYINILTGGTSGVYYPIGVGLSQIYSSGIKDSKASVQATKASVENLNLLQAGRGELAFALGDSVADAKNGVEDAGFKAPLTKLRAIAGAYPNYIQIVASQESGIKTLADLKGKTVSVGAAKSGTELNARAIFKAAGLTYSDMKVQYLPFAESVDLIKNRQLDATLQSSGLGMAAIRDLASTMALNYVSIPTDVVAKIGNPAYLSAQIPANTYDGQTDAVPTVAITNILVTREDVPDEVAYQMTKLLFDNLNRLGTSHSAAKDISLKNAAKNLPIALHPGAERYYKEVGAL, from the coding sequence ATGCGAATCAACAAGCGCTTCACGCTCCTGGCCGCCACCGCAGCCTTGATGATCACTACCACCGTTCATGCCGCCCCGGTGTACATCAATATCCTGACCGGAGGCACCAGCGGTGTGTATTACCCGATTGGCGTCGGGCTTTCCCAGATCTATAGCAGCGGCATCAAGGATTCCAAGGCGTCGGTCCAGGCCACCAAGGCTTCGGTGGAAAACCTGAACCTGCTGCAAGCCGGACGTGGGGAGTTGGCGTTTGCCTTGGGCGACTCGGTGGCGGACGCCAAGAATGGGGTGGAAGACGCCGGCTTCAAGGCGCCCTTGACCAAGCTGCGGGCCATCGCTGGCGCCTACCCCAACTACATACAAATCGTTGCCAGCCAGGAATCGGGCATCAAGACCCTGGCCGACCTCAAGGGCAAGACCGTTTCGGTCGGCGCAGCGAAATCCGGCACCGAGCTCAACGCCCGGGCGATATTCAAGGCGGCGGGCCTGACCTACAGCGATATGAAGGTGCAATACCTGCCATTCGCCGAGTCGGTGGACCTGATCAAGAACCGCCAGTTGGATGCCACGCTGCAATCGTCCGGCCTGGGCATGGCCGCGATTCGTGACCTGGCGTCGACCATGGCGTTGAACTACGTGTCGATCCCCACCGATGTCGTGGCGAAAATCGGCAACCCGGCCTACTTGAGCGCACAAATCCCGGCCAACACCTACGACGGACAAACAGACGCCGTGCCCACCGTGGCCATCACCAATATCCTGGTGACCCGCGAGGATGTCCCGGACGAAGTGGCCTATCAGATGACCAAGCTGCTGTTCGACAACCTCAATCGCCTGGGCACGTCCCATTCGGCGGCGAAGGACATTTCCCTGAAAAACGCCGCGAAGAACCTGCCGATAGCCCTGCACCCTGGCGCCGAACGCTACTACAAGGAGGTGGGCGCGCTGTAG